The following is a genomic window from Geoalkalibacter halelectricus.
TCGACATCGAGCGGGAGATGAAGGATCTGCAAATCCTCTACGAGCGGTATTTCGCCGGCACCGAGAAACGCGAACCCATCAAGGCGCGGGAAAAACTGGCCCGCAGCCTGCGCCAATTCGCCAACCGGCGCATCGTGCAGACCGACCTGCGCTTTCGCTATCAGAACCTCGCCGTGCGCTTTCACAGCTATTCAGGCTACTGGGATCGCATCCTGCGGCTAATGGACGAGGGGCGCTTCATCCGCGGCAGCTCGGCTTTGCCCAAGGCCCCCGCGCCGGCACCACCCGCCGCGGCCGCCGGCGGGGAGGACGAGGTGGATAGGCTGTTGACGCAGCTACAGGCCAGCGGCAGTGGCGCAGGGTTTAATCGTGAGAAGGTGGCGCGATTTCTCGGCGAGCAGCGCGACAAAATCAAGCAGACCTTCGGCGACCAGCAAGTTGAATTTCGCGTTGTGGTCGAGGACGGCAAGCCCCGCATCAAGGTCCGCGCCAAGAAATAAGGAAGGCCCATGGCCCGTGCGCGCTCAAAAACCGCTCTGATCCTGGCCGGCGGCGGCATCATGGGCGCCGCCTACGAGATCGGCTGCCTGACCGCCCTGGAGCGTCTGTTCGCGCCGGGCTTTTCGGTGCGGCGCTTCGACACCTACATCGGCATCAGCGCCGGCTCGGTCATCGCCACCCTGATCGCCAACCGCATCGCACCGGCGGCCCTGTTCGAAGCCATCGCGCGCAACCAACGCCAAGTGTTCAATTTTCAGCGTTCGGACATCTACCGCGTGGAATACGCCCGCCTGCTTG
Proteins encoded in this region:
- a CDS encoding MXAN_5187 C-terminal domain-containing protein, encoding MSERRNIGLELLDIEREMKDLQILYERYFAGTEKREPIKAREKLARSLRQFANRRIVQTDLRFRYQNLAVRFHSYSGYWDRILRLMDEGRFIRGSSALPKAPAPAPPAAAAGGEDEVDRLLTQLQASGSGAGFNREKVARFLGEQRDKIKQTFGDQQVEFRVVVEDGKPRIKVRAKK